Genomic segment of Candoia aspera isolate rCanAsp1 chromosome 2, rCanAsp1.hap2, whole genome shotgun sequence:
gctggagaagatctgcacaaccactatgtatttccctttggtgctcaggtaggaggggacaaaggagacccaaatgctgcagaaaaccaacatgctgaaggtgatccagTTGGCTTTGTTGAAGGTCCCTGGCAACTTCCAGGATACAACAGCCAGCAAGAAGCAAATGGCAGCCAGAAAGCCCATGGAGCCAAAGGCAGTGTAGAGCACAGTGActgagccttcattacattgcagCAGGATCTGTCCTGGTTGGGAATGTAGATTAGAAtttgggaatgggggagagattcCCAGCCATAAATTACAGATGCCAACCTGAACCCCAGAGCAGGATAAGACAACGGAGCTAGCCAGACTCTACCCCAGAAATTTCCTCATTCTGCTGCCTGGTTTTGTAGCCAGGAAGGCCACAACCACCATGGCAGTCTTGGCCAGCAAGGAAGACACGGGGATagagaaaacaacactgaaggcAGTTTGTCTAAGAAGGCAGGTTACCTTCTTGGGGCAACCAAAGAATCAAAaggcaattggaaaggaggagggagaccaGGGGGACGTAGGTGAGGTAATGGTTGTTGTCCTTGGCTATGGGTCTTTCTTGGtgtttaatgaagattcccaggaTGAAGGCAGTAGTTACAGGCAAAAAAGAGGCCATGAGAGCCAGGATGAGAACTAACTTTTCTTCGTAAGGCAGGAAACCGATCACCTTGGGGACACATTGATCTTGCTTCTTATTGGAATGCTGGTCATCTGGACATTCTTCACAATCAGCTGCCTCTGAAAACATAATCAATTGCTCCGTATGAGGTGCATTCTGTGGCACCTGCTGTCCACAAAAGGCAGTAAGGTGTAAAGAGAGCATTAAGGATTTGCTCTATGTTCCCTCTTAGTCACATTGCCTACTCCGTGCTTAAATATTGCTAGCTCAGGCCTTTGCCTATAATCTATTTCCTGTAATTAAGATTCCTATATGGAATGATTACTCCTCCTCGTGGTTGCAGGACAAGAGGTGAGGACAGATGCCCTGGTATTCACTGTAGATAAGGTCAATACTGGACGATCAAGAAAGACTGTGAACGTTATTATGTTTAGAAGGAAATCCCCAGGTACTGAATCCGTTTTACCGTAATATCACAGCCTATTCTTTATTGCAAATGTTGCTTTTCCTCTTCAGGTAAATTCCTTGCAATCTTTGCTGTTTTTCTTGTTAATCAGATATCTTGATATAGAACCATGTTGCTGTATTTATTCTGttactgattaaaaataattctttggaTGAGTAATTGTGAATACAACTTCATTTGCATGTACTTTTAGTTTTTTGTTCTTGATTTGGCACTTGGATTCCCAAACTTTGCTGCCCTTGCTGTCCCTCCCTTACCAGTGTTTCAAAGGCCAAAGGGAATAAGGAAGGACGGAGGGAACAATTTTGTCTTGTGGCTTTCATTATAAtacttttctttgaatgtatttcttattatatatagcaaaatcttttaataaaaactgttaaaaataCTCGTTTTGGTGATAAATTCCATATACCTTGGCCTCTTGTGCAATCTATCCCAATGAGAAAATTCAAGCTGCCGTTGAAAGCCATGAATACAAAAGGGCTAGGATTCTGTTCTATTGTAAATAAATCTCTTGATTCTGATACAATGAGAGATGAACCTGCTTCTACTCACTGTTGCTGGTCTTCCCTCATTCTCCTCAAGTTGTTATCCATATTCTGCctcttcttccttatttttaacAAGTGAGAGACAATTTTATGGTTAAAAATACttgttcatttcattcattcattcattcattcattcattcattcattcattcattcattcatcaaattagTCACTGCggatctcctcccaccagagggactctggggggtttaaataattattaatttgttAGTTATTATTAATGCCAGTAATGTTAAGATTCTGCTTGAATATGGATTATGGTAAAAAATACAATTAtggaatttaattaatttatttcatttctctgtCATTAAAGTTGAAGGTCACATTCAAGAAAGGAAGACTTAAGAACACATATAAAGCACTTTTAATTCTAAGTGATATTACTTTAAATTACCAGtaggttcttaaaaaaaaagatagattcCAAAATTAAGAGGCCTGATCAGTTTTGATCAGCAGATGCTCCTTCACATTCAAGTCAGGTCTCAGaataatgatgtagcatttggggacaaAAATGCATCCCAGTAAGCCAAGACTggaggccaggatggagaagatctccacagccaccatgtatttccctttggtgctcaggtaggtggggacaaaggagacccaaacgctgcagaaaaccaacatgctgaaggtgatcaatttggcttcattgaaggacCCTGGAAGGTTGCGGGCTAGGAAAGCCAGCAAGAAGCAGGTGGAGGCCAGAAAACCCATGTAGCCAAGGGCAGTATAGAACATGGTGActgagccttcattacattgcaACAGGATCTGTCCTGGTTGGGAATGCAGATTGAAATCTGGAAATGGGGGAGACATTCCCAGCCATAAGAGAGAGATGCCAAGCTGAACACTGGAGCAGGACAGGACAATGGAATTAGCTAGGCCCTTTGccagccatttcctcatcctgctacctggctttgtggccagaaaggccaccaccaccatgacGGTCTTGGCCAGCAAGGAAGACACGGCAACTGAGAAAAGAACACTGAAGGCCGTTTGTCGAAGAaggcaggtcactttcttggGGTGTCCAATGAATAgaaaggaggtcaagaaggaaaggagaagagaaaccaggagaatgtaggtgaggtcccggttgttggctttaacAATGGCGGTTTCTTGGTATTTAATGAAGAGTCCTAGGACAAAGCCAGTAATTAGAGACAAAAAAGAAGCAATGAGAACCAGGATGAGACCCAACTTTTCTTGATAGGAGAGGAAGATTATAACTTTGGGGAGACATTGATCTCGCTTCTCATTGGAATGCTGGTCATCGGGACACTTTTCGCAACGGGCtgcatctgaaaaacaaaaataattgttgtCTAACTAATGAATTGGGTGGCAATGACTCTTCTGCATCTCCTGACCAAATGACTAGGAAGGGGTCAGCAGAGTGGAGATAGAGCATTAAGGATTTCCTCTGGGTTCATTTTGTCTCACACTGATGGCTCTTGACCTAAAGACTGCTAATCTCAGctcactttttctgtttttcttcctatgCTCAGATAGACAGATCATGTGCTTTAGGACGCTTTCTCTGGTAGTCCGTTTGGTGCTGGGTTTTGCTTATTCCTCTAATACTTCTCCTGTAAATCAATCccctttctgtggagtccttggtgctttctgagcatggttgtttgtttgcagatgtgtCATCACCCAACCAGGTAACTCCATCAGTGTtatcatcagcatcatcagcGGGAGCAcggatggtgttacctagtcaggtaatgaaaggtctgcaagcaaagagccaagctgagagagcaccaaagtcttcacagttcaaccctgatctacatgaataggataggatagaatagaataTGGAATGTAATGCAAAGGaatacttttattgtcattccactatacaccaaagtcCAATTACAaagaaatttcattgcaattgtctCACAAAAAATAATAACTATAAGATATGATATACATTCTTTCCCATTGCACTCTCCttatcattatccctaataaatatcaccaTCCTACATACAACATGCACCACAATGAATTGAGAGGGGATTATGAAGAGTTCAGGAAtgtaatagcccaggggacaaaactattacaaCTATTTTATACTGACTGTTTTATGCCATTTTAATGCTTATCTTTTgcacttgattttattgtaaattgcccagagtccctcttttgggggagatgggtggtggctatatttcatcaatcaatcaatcaatcaattacccAATCCAGCTGTTCTGCATTGAATGCAGAGGAACCTTTTACCAGAGGATCACAAGCAGAACAAGCTGCAATGtgggtgggaggggtcactgacaatatttcacTATACGCTCTGTCCTGAATGGGAGGACGTGAGATCCCCattatcctctctgctgccctcaccacccgctgcacagacttcttatctgAGGCACTACAGCCTTGAAACCAGGTGGAAAGGCAATTGGTCAATGCACTCTCCCTAGTGCCTATATAGAGAGTAAGGAggaggggaggtggagggagggggtgttttccCTTGTCTggtgctgaaaatgcaaatgctgcTGTGCCAATTGTACCAAGGAGGCAGCCTTGAGAGCCCAGGTCAGACTATTTGTCGTCTGCATCCCCAGGAACCTCATGCTACTGACTGAGTCCCCAGCTATGTCCTTAATAGAGTGGTGTATGGCTGAGCCAGCTCTTTCTAAAATCGATGAAGATCTCCttagttttttcaacatttagaaccagggTATTTATATTACACAAATCCACCAAAACTTtcacctctccccacccccataagCGCAATCTTTGTAATCCCCGGTAAGAACCACCACCgtatacattctcttctattgaaaactCCTTCCTGTTATAAGACTTGTGTCACTAAGCCCAGCAGAAGGGAGATTTCCACTCTCAGCGACACCCACACATGCCTCCAAGAGAACGGTCTGGCTTATGGGGCATCTTGCCAGTAAAATAGATAGCCAGGTTAGTAGAATGGAGGCTTCCTCAGCAGATGGAAGCATTTTACATGCTTCAGTGGGCTTGGGAGTTAATCACGATCAGGCTTGGTTTGAACTTGGATGGTGCTCCTTCCTTGCTCTTGAGCCACTTACCTTCCTGCATGGAGACTGTTCCTTCCATACACGGAGAACAGTCGTAGCAGCAAACTGGGGCTCCCTCTCTTGTGAGCTTGGTGTATCCTGGGAGACAACTTTCAGTACACCTTGAGAAAGGCACCTTctagacagaaagaaaatgtggggaaataTATGAATCAGGGGGATTACATATCTGAATGAAAACTAGTTACAGCTTGGGTTGATGAACTGGGTTGAACCATGGTTTCTTATAATCATGGTATTTTGAACATGACAGAGATGTGTTTTACACAGTGTGCAAAGTTAATACCCATCTTTATGCACCATAATTGTTCACCAGAGCAATGAACTGAATCCTAACAAATGTCCCAATGGGTTCCTAATTAAATGCCACCCCCGAGTTGGGTTTATCTTCCAGGGATCCTTTCGAAAAGCTGGATTTGCAATGAGGGGAAGGAGAGGTTGCCCTGAGACTGGTTCTTGAcagtaaaaacatttaaagatCCTGAACTGAATTTATGACTCTTGAAAGAAATGTGGATGAAAGATTGGGTAAGATGGATGATTCTGTAAAAcaaatgtctggaaaaaaaacagaacaagttAATGATAGAATTGAAACTTTGGAGAATACAGGAGAAGCTAGGGCTATGGATTAGAAAGAGGAAAGGACAATGTGGCTCTGATGGAGCTTAGAGAGAAGGAATTCTGCCTGAGGTTTAGAGCCATTCCAGAGAATCCAGATGCCGATGTAAGAAGAAAGGTTGTTCAGGCATTGCCAGAGTTTTTCaattgggaaggggaaaaaattgacGAAGAAATTGGGAAGGTGTATCAGATAAATTCCTGTTTTGCTGCAAGAAGGCATGTTCCAAGGGATGTATTAGTGCCCTCTGTGAGAAAAACAATGAGGTACCAAGTTCCACATTGCCATTTTAATACACGATTGAAGATGTAGATATAATTATGTGATAGGAGATTCCTATTAGAATTTTAAGTAAGAGAAAAGATATTTTTTCTGAGATAATGAAACAGAAGACCCCATTTCGCTGGGATTAATTGGAAG
This window contains:
- the LOC134489884 gene encoding vomeronasal type-2 receptor 26-like — protein: MSFSQILPFLFAIHEINQRPRLLHNFTLGYSLYENFFSARMTYEAMLDVLSTGQENVPNYRCGRQKHLLTVLEGTDSEFFHHVTTMLGIYKIPQINYGVISHIPEQKKHFPFFYRLSPKQEPPHLAIVKLLLHFRWTWIGLAVPDSESGERFRSSFVPAALKKGFHPFLRNFQLHNLTEDDVYLDENGDPAADFDIMEWAVFPNKSAAGVTIGKIEREPSSEVKISINQSAIIWPTSFNQVVPFSRCTESCLPGYTKLTREGAPVCCYDCSPCMEGTVSMQEDAARCEKCPDDQHSNEKRDQCLPKVIIFLSYQEKLGLILVLIASFLSLITGFVLGLFIKYQETAIVKANNRDLTYILLVSLLLSFLTSFLFIGHPKKVTCLLRQTAFSVLFSVAVSSLLAKTVMVVVAFLATKPGSRMRKWLAKGLANSIVLSCSSVQLGISLLWLGMSPPFPDFNLHSQPGQILLQCNEGSVTMFYTALGYMGFLASTCFLLAFLARNLPGSFNEAKLITFSMLVFCSVWVSFVPTYLSTKGKYMVAVEIFSILASSLGLLGCIFVPKCYIIILRPDLNVKEHLLIKTDQAS